The proteins below are encoded in one region of Geobacter sp.:
- a CDS encoding MarR family transcriptional regulator encodes MEQIERIAQLYPVIMRVMGRIRSMVHDGMDLTYNQYKMLLTIYDKGSCPLNLLAKELQIAMSSASEMVDRLVNLGFVFRTVDEENRRQVIIYTTEQGEELIRELRRGIVENYRKLLERLPARDRERLVQSFEALAEILGKLE; translated from the coding sequence ATGGAACAGATCGAAAGAATAGCGCAGCTCTACCCGGTCATCATGCGGGTCATGGGACGCATCCGCAGCATGGTTCATGACGGCATGGACCTGACCTACAACCAGTACAAGATGCTGTTGACGATCTACGACAAGGGGAGCTGCCCCCTGAACCTTCTGGCAAAGGAACTGCAGATCGCCATGAGTTCGGCCAGCGAGATGGTGGACCGCCTCGTCAACCTCGGCTTTGTCTTTCGGACCGTGGACGAGGAGAATCGCCGCCAGGTGATCATCTATACGACCGAGCAGGGAGAGGAACTGATCCGCGAGTTGCGCCGCGGCATCGTGGAGAATTACCGTAAACTCCTGGAACGGTTGCCGGCACGGGATCGTGAGCGGCTGGTCCAGAGCTTCGAGGCGTTGGCGGAGATTCTGGGGAAGCTGGAATAG
- the hemG gene encoding protoporphyrinogen oxidase, whose protein sequence is MKRVIVVGGGISGLTTAWLIGEKARQAGIELEVSLLEKERRTGGKIWSIKEEGYLCEWGPNGFLDNKPHTLELCRDLGADRFLLRSNDNARKRFIYSGGMLHRLPENGPSFLKSKLISWPGKLRLAMEPFAPAPPAGVDETLAAFGRRRLGDEALRKLIAPMVSGIFAGNPETMSLKSCFPRIAELESEYGGLIKAMVRLAKKKKQDQKEGKVVASAAGPGGVLTSFREGIQTLTDIVAGKMGASAIGLDEEVQKVTAGGSVPFKLLSDRGELDADAVVLATPAYATAAILQDLDAEMAGVLREIPYATMTVACFGYERERINRDLDGFGYLVPKEEKTSILGTLWDSSIFENRAPAGHVMLRSMMGGACFPEYINLSDSEVEQRVRKDLTAIMGITEAPSFVRIFRHHQAIPQYTVGHGKRLAALAEKGQAHPGIFLTGNSYRGIGLNDCVASAIRTSDDVIAHLQKR, encoded by the coding sequence ATGAAACGGGTGATAGTGGTCGGAGGGGGGATTTCAGGCCTGACAACCGCATGGCTGATCGGCGAGAAGGCCCGTCAGGCGGGCATCGAACTGGAGGTCTCCCTGCTGGAGAAGGAGCGGCGGACTGGCGGCAAGATCTGGAGCATCAAGGAGGAAGGCTATCTCTGCGAGTGGGGGCCGAACGGTTTCCTGGACAACAAGCCCCATACCCTTGAGCTCTGTCGCGATCTGGGCGCCGACCGGTTCCTGCTGCGGAGCAACGACAACGCCCGCAAGCGGTTCATCTATTCGGGCGGGATGCTCCATCGCCTTCCCGAGAACGGCCCCTCCTTTCTCAAGAGCAAGCTGATCTCCTGGCCCGGCAAGCTGCGGCTGGCCATGGAGCCCTTTGCCCCGGCCCCGCCGGCTGGGGTCGACGAGACTCTGGCCGCCTTCGGCAGGCGCCGGCTCGGCGACGAGGCGTTGCGGAAGCTGATAGCGCCCATGGTATCGGGGATCTTTGCCGGGAATCCGGAAACCATGTCGCTCAAATCCTGCTTTCCGCGCATCGCCGAACTGGAGTCGGAGTATGGCGGGCTGATCAAGGCGATGGTCCGGCTGGCAAAGAAGAAAAAACAAGATCAGAAGGAGGGGAAGGTGGTCGCCAGTGCCGCAGGACCGGGCGGCGTCCTTACTTCGTTCCGCGAAGGTATCCAGACCCTGACGGACATTGTCGCGGGGAAAATGGGCGCCAGTGCCATCGGCCTGGACGAAGAGGTGCAGAAAGTCACAGCCGGGGGGAGTGTGCCGTTTAAACTGCTGAGCGACCGGGGGGAGCTGGATGCGGATGCCGTGGTGCTCGCCACCCCTGCCTATGCCACCGCCGCCATCCTGCAGGATCTGGATGCGGAGATGGCAGGTGTCCTGCGCGAGATCCCCTATGCCACCATGACCGTGGCATGTTTTGGCTACGAGCGGGAGCGGATAAACCGCGACCTGGACGGTTTCGGCTACCTGGTCCCGAAGGAAGAGAAGACGAGCATCCTCGGCACCCTGTGGGATTCGAGCATCTTTGAAAACCGGGCGCCTGCCGGCCATGTCATGCTCAGGAGCATGATGGGCGGGGCCTGTTTCCCGGAATACATCAACCTTTCCGACAGCGAGGTCGAGCAACGGGTTCGCAAGGACCTCACCGCGATCATGGGGATTACCGAGGCGCCCTCCTTTGTCCGGATCTTCCGCCACCATCAGGCGATCCCCCAGTACACCGTCGGCCACGGCAAGCGGCTGGCAGCCTTGGCAGAAAAGGGACAGGCCCATCCCGGCATCTTCCTGACCGGTAACTCCTACCGGGGGATCGGCCTCAACGACTGCGTCGCATCGGCGATCCGGACCAGCGACGATGTCATTGCCCACCTGCAGAAGCGTTGA
- the hemH gene encoding ferrochelatase, producing MNRTAVLLLQMGGPDSLDAVEPFLRNLFADRDIIKIGPAFLQPLIARFIVKRRAPRVEENYRQIGGKSPLRELTEAQAKALEEELGEGFRCFVAMRYWRPSTLEALAAIRREGISKVVALSLYPHYSRATTGSSINELKRVLKEARVTFEVSYIDRFYSHPLYIEALAEKIEEGLAGFDDHSRLELLFSAHSLPQSFIDEGDPYLAHIEETVRLVMKRFAGVSYHLAFQSRAGPVKWLEPSTDEIIQRLAGHGCRQMLMVPLSFVSDHIETLHEIDIEYAQEARHLGISDFRRIASLNSSPRFISCLADLVRTELQGG from the coding sequence ATGAACAGAACCGCCGTACTCCTCCTCCAGATGGGGGGGCCGGATTCGCTGGATGCCGTTGAACCGTTCCTGCGAAACCTTTTTGCCGACCGGGATATCATCAAGATTGGGCCAGCCTTCCTACAACCGCTCATCGCCCGCTTCATCGTCAAGAGGAGGGCACCGCGGGTGGAGGAGAACTACCGGCAGATCGGGGGGAAATCGCCGCTGCGGGAGCTGACCGAGGCCCAGGCCAAGGCCCTTGAGGAAGAGCTGGGGGAGGGATTCCGCTGTTTCGTCGCCATGCGCTACTGGCGGCCGTCGACTCTGGAGGCGCTGGCAGCCATCAGGCGGGAGGGGATTTCGAAGGTCGTTGCCCTCTCTCTCTATCCCCATTATTCGCGGGCCACTACCGGCTCCAGCATCAACGAATTGAAGCGGGTGCTGAAAGAAGCGAGGGTCACCTTTGAGGTCAGCTACATCGACCGTTTCTACAGCCATCCCCTCTACATCGAGGCGCTGGCGGAGAAGATCGAAGAGGGGCTGGCAGGGTTCGACGATCATTCCCGGCTGGAACTGCTTTTTTCCGCCCATTCCCTGCCCCAGTCGTTCATCGACGAGGGTGATCCCTATCTGGCGCACATCGAGGAGACAGTCCGGCTGGTCATGAAACGCTTTGCCGGGGTCTCCTACCACCTGGCCTTCCAGTCGCGGGCGGGTCCGGTGAAGTGGCTGGAGCCCTCCACCGACGAAATCATTCAGCGGTTGGCCGGGCATGGCTGTCGGCAGATGCTGATGGTGCCGCTCTCCTTCGTCTCCGACCACATTGAGACCCTGCACGAGATCGACATCGAATATGCCCAGGAGGCACGGCACCTGGGGATCAGCGATTTCCGCAGGATTGCATCGCTCAATAGCTCTCCGCGCTTCATCTCCTGCCTGGCAGACCTGGTCCGCACGGAGCTGCAGGGAGGGTAG
- a CDS encoding heme-binding sensor globin domain-containing protein — protein MLTMQNIKTHYFFTDSDALLLRELRPMAEGHQDRMVDEFYDYLLGIPETATLLKDSVTLQHLKETLKKWFIDLFSGTYDNQYLLTLQRVGLAHVRVGLNAHFVNAAMNVVRRFVIELLQEHYPNIQERRKFRNAAEKIIDINLDILSASYQEEELKKVFLSRSLESKLIKAAERFTYGLNLILVIALAGVSLGVVALFVWDILHIFRGDVEKGILGALGTLLIIWMMIELMDNEIKTLKGGKFNILVFIGVIIVALIREILISTLRHDMLETQIFLAGTLLILGIVYFLVSKSQQERT, from the coding sequence ATGCTGACCATGCAGAATATCAAGACGCACTACTTCTTCACCGACAGCGACGCGCTGCTGCTGCGGGAACTCAGGCCGATGGCCGAGGGCCACCAGGACCGGATGGTCGACGAATTTTACGATTACCTGCTGGGGATACCCGAAACCGCAACCCTGCTCAAGGATAGCGTCACCCTGCAGCACCTGAAGGAGACCCTGAAGAAGTGGTTCATCGACCTTTTCTCCGGCACCTATGACAACCAGTACCTGCTGACGCTGCAGCGGGTCGGCCTGGCCCACGTTCGGGTCGGGCTCAATGCCCATTTCGTCAACGCTGCCATGAACGTGGTCCGTCGCTTTGTCATCGAACTGCTCCAGGAGCACTACCCCAACATCCAGGAACGGCGCAAATTCCGCAATGCCGCGGAAAAGATCATCGACATCAACCTGGACATCCTGAGCGCCTCCTACCAGGAGGAAGAGCTGAAAAAGGTCTTCCTCTCCCGCAGCCTGGAATCGAAGCTGATCAAGGCGGCCGAGCGCTTCACCTACGGCCTGAACCTGATCCTGGTCATTGCCCTGGCAGGGGTTTCGCTGGGTGTGGTGGCACTGTTCGTCTGGGACATCCTGCACATCTTCAGGGGGGATGTGGAAAAGGGAATCCTCGGCGCGCTCGGGACGCTGCTGATCATCTGGATGATGATCGAGCTGATGGACAACGAGATCAAGACCCTCAAGGGGGGCAAATTCAACATCCTGGTCTTCATCGGCGTGATCATCGTTGCGCTGATTCGGGAGATCCTGATCTCGACGCTTCGCCACGACATGCTGGAGACCCAGATCTTCCTTGCCGGCACCCTGCTGATACTGGGGATCGTCTACTTCCTGGTATCGAAAAGCCAGCAGGAGCGGACCTGA
- a CDS encoding AAA domain-containing protein: MEHVTVEGISLTLANPVELPLKWVGQEELLKQLLAAWLVIDERDIPFNPRLIGKPGVGKTTLAYAAARYLERPVYLFQATMDTRPEDLIITPVIGPDGTIQYAASSLVSAMLRGGVLILDEGNRMSEKAWASLAPLLDDRRYVESIITGLRIPALPDFRIVVTMNEDASTFDVPEYIHSRLQPQIYIDFPEADEELQILKENLPFAGTRILKYVVDFLQRAHAADELYSVRDGINIARYALKMMRATDQDPLRLLPLAVERILGEEALRYMVLEPR; this comes from the coding sequence ATGGAGCATGTTACCGTCGAGGGGATCTCCCTCACCCTGGCCAATCCGGTGGAGCTCCCGCTCAAGTGGGTGGGGCAGGAAGAGCTGCTCAAACAGCTCTTGGCGGCGTGGCTGGTCATCGACGAGCGCGACATCCCCTTCAACCCGCGGCTGATCGGCAAGCCGGGCGTGGGAAAAACCACCCTCGCCTATGCCGCGGCCCGCTATCTGGAGCGCCCGGTCTACCTGTTCCAGGCGACCATGGATACCCGGCCGGAGGATCTCATCATCACGCCGGTGATCGGGCCGGACGGCACGATCCAGTATGCTGCCTCGTCCCTGGTATCGGCCATGCTCCGGGGAGGGGTGCTGATTCTCGACGAAGGGAACCGGATGAGCGAAAAGGCCTGGGCATCCCTGGCGCCGCTCTTGGATGACCGGCGCTATGTGGAATCGATCATCACCGGTCTGCGCATCCCGGCACTTCCCGATTTCCGGATCGTGGTGACCATGAACGAGGATGCCTCCACCTTCGATGTCCCCGAATACATCCATTCCCGCCTGCAGCCCCAGATCTACATCGATTTTCCCGAAGCCGACGAGGAGCTGCAGATCCTCAAGGAAAATCTCCCCTTTGCCGGGACCCGTATCCTCAAGTACGTGGTCGATTTCCTCCAGCGAGCCCATGCTGCCGACGAACTCTACTCGGTGCGGGATGGGATCAACATTGCCCGCTATGCCCTCAAGATGATGCGTGCCACGGACCAGGACCCCCTGCGCCTGCTGCCGTTGGCAGTGGAGCGGATTCTCGGCGAGGAAGCCTTGCGTTACATGGTGCTGGAGCCCCGCTGA
- a CDS encoding transporter substrate-binding domain-containing protein: protein MSRWPVIPRTAQLVVGLLLSACVQNDPPATHQQPFSVCQGGILAALPLIAAEKGYFAAEGIAADISVLGDGKAAMGRFLNGDCDAAVVGEPPIVRQCFDRNDFAIIATVVSSDNATKILALRSRGISSPRDLIGRRVGVSKGTTSHFFLDQFLKKNRIPTETLTVVDISHQDMPEALQRGTIDAFAGSDVSYLKGLQAAGSDAVTFTECGLTTHAAGLVVGKKWLDANQGVARGVLRGLLRAERELAAHPEVALKPLAKRLETSPAELKAVMAEQHNIVTLDHIFLLSLEDQARWMQENGVAEGKPSINFLNFLDPTLLSELKPGAVSLR, encoded by the coding sequence ATGTCCCGCTGGCCCGTCATCCCGCGCACTGCACAACTGGTGGTGGGACTGCTGCTTTCGGCCTGTGTGCAGAATGATCCGCCGGCCACGCACCAGCAGCCCTTTTCCGTTTGCCAGGGGGGGATTCTTGCAGCGTTGCCGCTGATCGCCGCGGAGAAGGGGTATTTTGCCGCCGAAGGCATCGCGGCCGACATCTCCGTGCTCGGCGACGGCAAGGCTGCCATGGGGCGCTTTCTCAACGGGGACTGCGATGCCGCGGTTGTCGGCGAACCTCCCATTGTCAGGCAATGCTTTGACCGGAACGATTTCGCGATCATCGCCACGGTGGTGTCGTCGGACAATGCCACCAAGATTCTGGCCCTGCGCAGCCGGGGCATCAGCAGTCCGCGGGACCTGATAGGCAGGCGTGTCGGCGTGTCGAAGGGGACCACTTCCCACTTCTTCCTCGACCAGTTCCTGAAGAAGAACCGTATCCCCACGGAAACATTGACTGTGGTGGACATCTCCCACCAGGATATGCCCGAGGCGTTGCAACGAGGCACCATCGATGCCTTTGCCGGTTCGGACGTTTCGTACCTGAAGGGGTTGCAGGCGGCCGGTTCCGATGCGGTCACCTTCACGGAGTGCGGCCTTACTACCCATGCGGCTGGTCTGGTGGTCGGGAAAAAGTGGCTTGATGCCAATCAGGGGGTCGCACGCGGCGTGCTCAGGGGGCTCTTGCGGGCTGAACGCGAGCTGGCCGCGCATCCCGAAGTCGCACTGAAGCCTCTGGCGAAGCGCCTGGAGACTTCGCCGGCCGAACTGAAGGCCGTCATGGCAGAACAGCACAATATCGTGACCCTCGACCATATCTTCCTCCTCTCCCTGGAGGACCAGGCGAGGTGGATGCAGGAGAACGGTGTGGCAGAGGGGAAACCATCAATCAATTTCCTCAATTTCCTCGACCCGACACTCCTGAGCGAGCTCAAACCGGGAGCCGTCTCGCTCAGATAG
- a CDS encoding PAS domain S-box protein — MKIRSKLIIIALVPFIILFCSSVAQYRVSREVDRLNARAIRADEISKLFADLTILTQEHYISYEMRAHEQWESTYKAIGEKLVANFVTFTAPEERQAINEIAHHYKTIGYLFSQYGPHTQDGPPRGRDATWDHFAERLTNRLLQELQTVSPLLERLHESNHELAQIRKQQQDRLQLFFLLVICLSVPGISWLVYQAFAEPVRRLRAGIEIMAAGDLEHRIGLVSQDEIGELAVAFDRMADQRKAADETIRRMNENLERLVQERTEELQASQEKFSRIFYVSPLIMAITDLRTGKILEANDAFFQNLGFTPEETLNRTTLEIGFWHDAAQRAHVVDLVQAGGECRNVEIDFRTKDGKSRKGFISSRGVRLGNRDCLISVVTDMTERRFLEDTLRQSEERYRSLFTNNHAAMLLIDPETGMIVDANPSAAAYYGYSVEELTRLAIADINTLTREEVQNELRLARDEGRNHFFFRHRLATGEIRDVEVFSGPIRIGERPLLYSIIHDITERKRIESALRESEARYRTLFNSASDGIIILDMEGQILDANSVFCDRLGYQREEVIGRTPTMIDTPSQATQVAQRMETLRCHGETLFESAHVSKDGVVHPVEVSACCCEFGGKPAIVAIVRDISERKRTEEEHARAREAAEAASRAKSEFLANMSHEIRTPMNAIIGLGHLALQTDLTPKQRDYLSKMHSSALSLLGIINDILDFSKIEAGKLEMETVDFELPVLFENLADLVTVWTADKEVEILYDIAPSVPEFLQGDPLRLSQVLTNLLNNAVKFTEQGEVVVSVTVEQMDEIAETVRLRFAIRDSGIGMSEEQIGQLFQPFTQADSSTTRKYGGTGLGLSICRRLVDLMDGDIWAESEPGKGSCFTFTALFQLGRRRATRQELPADLAGMRVLVVDDNPVSRAMLHDMLESLQLSPSTAASGGEAIAELERAAGEDAEPYRLVLMDWRMPDMDGLETVARVREHGGPASMPVIVMVSAYSSEETRQQARDLSIDGFLAKPFPPRRLCQTIRDALGRDGQQLQKRRQERVADHESLADLQGARVLVAEDHPINQLFIREVLKNAGIAVVTVANGREAVTAVEQAETPFDIILMDLQMPEMDGYEATRQIREQLEMAELPIIAMTAHVMDDERERCLAMGMNGHLGKPINVMELYATLLRYVKLRSHALPSQSLPVAGKALVTDFPNLPGINVPDGLERLDQNAGLFRQLIIEFIEGKRGVPEKLHLAVAAAEWDMAVQLAHGVKGIAGNLAAERLYAVAAELEQACEHRDAAGAQPLLAEFESSFDEVAAAAALLAGGDKGALRAGKVVKPPSESLASVVNELGHLLQIHDLHAGVPFERLQSHPVARRYRRQLDAMAEQINKLNFKAALRLLGELAADLDITFEEQP, encoded by the coding sequence ATGAAAATCCGCTCCAAACTGATCATCATAGCCCTAGTGCCGTTCATCATCCTCTTCTGTTCCTCCGTGGCCCAGTATCGGGTCTCCCGCGAGGTGGACCGGCTGAATGCCCGCGCCATCCGTGCAGATGAAATCTCAAAACTCTTTGCCGACCTCACCATACTGACCCAGGAACATTACATCTCCTACGAGATGCGCGCCCATGAGCAGTGGGAGTCAACCTACAAGGCCATTGGGGAAAAGCTCGTCGCCAATTTCGTCACATTCACCGCTCCCGAAGAGCGGCAGGCCATCAATGAGATTGCCCACCACTACAAGACCATCGGCTATCTCTTCTCCCAGTACGGGCCCCATACCCAGGACGGGCCGCCGCGGGGCAGGGATGCGACCTGGGACCACTTTGCCGAACGTCTGACCAATCGACTGCTGCAAGAACTGCAGACCGTAAGCCCGCTCTTGGAGAGGTTGCACGAATCCAATCACGAGCTGGCGCAGATCCGGAAACAGCAGCAGGACCGACTGCAACTGTTCTTCCTGCTGGTGATCTGCCTCAGCGTCCCCGGCATTTCCTGGCTCGTCTACCAGGCATTTGCCGAGCCGGTCAGGCGGCTGCGCGCCGGGATCGAGATCATGGCCGCCGGCGACCTGGAACACCGGATAGGCCTTGTCTCCCAGGACGAGATCGGCGAACTTGCCGTTGCCTTCGACCGGATGGCTGATCAGCGCAAAGCAGCCGACGAGACCATCCGGCGGATGAACGAGAACCTTGAGCGGTTGGTGCAGGAGCGGACCGAGGAACTGCAGGCATCCCAGGAGAAATTCTCCCGGATCTTCTATGTCAGCCCCCTGATCATGGCCATCACCGACCTGCGGACCGGCAAGATCCTGGAGGCCAACGACGCCTTCTTCCAGAACCTCGGCTTCACTCCGGAGGAGACTCTCAACCGGACCACCCTGGAAATCGGCTTCTGGCACGATGCCGCCCAGCGAGCGCACGTCGTAGATCTGGTACAGGCTGGCGGCGAGTGCCGCAACGTAGAGATCGACTTCAGGACCAAGGACGGCAAGAGCCGCAAGGGGTTCATCTCTTCCAGGGGGGTCAGGCTGGGCAACCGGGACTGCCTGATCAGCGTCGTTACGGACATGACGGAACGGCGGTTCCTCGAGGATACGCTCCGCCAGAGCGAAGAGCGGTACCGGAGCCTCTTCACCAACAATCATGCCGCCATGCTTCTCATCGATCCCGAGACCGGGATGATCGTCGACGCCAACCCGTCTGCTGCGGCATATTATGGCTACAGCGTGGAAGAGCTGACCCGGCTGGCGATTGCGGACATCAACACCCTTACCCGGGAAGAGGTGCAGAACGAGTTGCGCCTGGCAAGGGATGAAGGTCGCAATCATTTCTTCTTCAGGCACCGGCTTGCCACGGGCGAGATCAGGGATGTAGAGGTATTCAGCGGGCCGATCCGCATCGGTGAACGCCCGCTGCTCTATTCGATCATCCACGACATCACCGAGCGGAAGCGGATCGAATCGGCATTGCGCGAGTCGGAGGCGCGCTATCGCACCCTGTTCAACAGCGCCAGCGACGGCATCATCATCCTTGACATGGAGGGGCAGATCCTGGACGCCAACAGCGTGTTCTGCGATCGCCTCGGCTATCAGCGGGAAGAGGTCATCGGCCGGACTCCGACGATGATCGATACACCCAGTCAAGCCACGCAGGTGGCCCAGCGGATGGAGACCCTGCGATGCCACGGCGAGACACTCTTTGAATCGGCCCATGTCAGCAAGGATGGTGTTGTCCACCCGGTTGAGGTGAGCGCCTGTTGCTGCGAATTCGGGGGGAAACCGGCAATTGTCGCCATTGTCCGCGATATCAGCGAGCGGAAGAGGACCGAAGAGGAGCATGCGCGGGCCAGGGAGGCGGCGGAGGCAGCGAGCAGGGCCAAAAGCGAGTTCCTGGCCAACATGAGCCACGAGATCCGCACCCCGATGAATGCCATCATCGGCCTGGGGCACCTGGCCCTGCAGACGGACCTGACTCCCAAGCAGCGCGATTATCTGTCGAAGATGCATTCCTCGGCCCTGTCGCTGTTGGGGATCATCAACGACATCCTCGATTTCTCCAAGATAGAGGCGGGCAAGCTGGAGATGGAGACGGTCGATTTCGAGCTGCCGGTTCTGTTCGAAAACCTCGCCGACCTGGTGACAGTCTGGACTGCGGACAAGGAGGTCGAGATCCTCTACGACATCGCACCGTCGGTTCCGGAGTTTTTGCAGGGTGATCCGCTGCGGCTTTCCCAGGTGCTGACCAACCTGCTCAACAATGCCGTCAAGTTCACCGAGCAGGGAGAAGTGGTGGTTTCGGTGACCGTCGAGCAGATGGATGAGATCGCCGAGACGGTGCGGCTCCGCTTTGCCATCAGGGACAGCGGCATCGGCATGAGCGAAGAGCAGATCGGCCAGCTCTTCCAGCCCTTTACCCAGGCTGACAGCTCCACGACCCGCAAATACGGCGGCACCGGTCTGGGGCTCTCCATCTGCAGGCGGCTGGTCGACCTGATGGATGGCGACATCTGGGCGGAAAGCGAGCCGGGCAAGGGGAGTTGTTTTACGTTTACCGCCCTGTTCCAGTTGGGCCGGCGCCGTGCGACGAGGCAGGAGCTGCCGGCCGATCTCGCCGGGATGCGGGTGCTGGTGGTTGACGACAATCCCGTGTCTCGTGCCATGCTGCACGACATGCTGGAGTCGCTGCAGCTCAGTCCGTCTACCGCGGCTTCCGGCGGGGAGGCGATCGCGGAGCTGGAGCGGGCTGCAGGGGAGGATGCCGAACCGTACCGGCTGGTGCTCATGGACTGGCGGATGCCAGATATGGACGGCCTGGAAACGGTGGCCCGGGTAAGGGAGCATGGCGGCCCGGCATCCATGCCGGTCATCGTCATGGTTTCGGCATACAGCAGCGAGGAGACCCGGCAGCAGGCGAGAGACCTCTCCATCGACGGGTTCCTTGCCAAGCCCTTTCCGCCCCGTCGTCTTTGCCAGACCATCAGGGATGCGTTGGGGCGCGACGGGCAACAGTTGCAGAAGCGTCGCCAAGAGAGGGTGGCGGACCACGAGAGCCTGGCAGACCTGCAGGGAGCACGGGTCCTCGTCGCCGAAGACCATCCCATAAACCAGCTCTTTATCCGGGAGGTGCTGAAGAACGCCGGGATTGCGGTCGTCACAGTCGCCAACGGCAGGGAGGCCGTGACTGCCGTGGAGCAGGCAGAGACACCCTTTGACATCATCCTCATGGACCTGCAGATGCCGGAGATGGACGGCTACGAAGCGACCAGGCAGATCAGGGAGCAGTTGGAGATGGCCGAGCTCCCCATTATCGCCATGACCGCCCATGTCATGGATGACGAGCGGGAGCGTTGTCTGGCCATGGGGATGAACGGTCACCTCGGGAAGCCGATCAATGTGATGGAGCTCTATGCAACTCTGCTCCGGTACGTCAAGCTGCGCAGTCACGCCTTGCCGTCCCAGTCTCTGCCGGTTGCGGGTAAAGCGTTGGTGACCGACTTCCCCAACCTGCCGGGGATCAATGTGCCCGACGGCCTGGAGCGGTTGGATCAGAACGCTGGGCTGTTCAGGCAGCTGATCATTGAATTCATCGAAGGGAAGCGGGGGGTCCCGGAGAAGCTGCATTTGGCCGTCGCTGCTGCAGAGTGGGATATGGCCGTGCAGTTGGCGCATGGTGTGAAGGGGATTGCCGGGAACCTCGCCGCCGAGCGACTGTATGCCGTTGCCGCAGAACTGGAGCAGGCCTGCGAGCATCGTGATGCAGCAGGCGCACAGCCGTTGCTGGCGGAATTCGAGAGCAGTTTTGACGAGGTCGCGGCGGCAGCCGCGCTGCTGGCGGGGGGCGACAAAGGGGCGCTACGTGCGGGCAAGGTAGTGAAGCCGCCCAGCGAGTCCCTTGCCTCTGTCGTCAATGAACTGGGGCATCTGCTGCAGATCCATGACCTGCATGCAGGTGTGCCGTTCGAGCGGTTGCAGTCCCATCCCGTCGCACGGCGTTATCGGCGTCAGCTCGACGCCATGGCGGAACAGATCAACAAGCTCAATTTCAAGGCGGCCCTGAGGCTGCTTGGCGAACTAGCAGCCGATCTTGACATTACCTTCGAGGAGCAGCCATGA
- a CDS encoding diguanylate cyclase, with protein MTFTDQQKILIVDDAIINIQVLNELLKGEYRVFFATRGSEALDIATTALPDLIMLDIMMPDMDGYDICRKLKADPLLKEIPVIFITAMSQEQDEVLGLELGAVDYITKPFNLSLVRLRVRNQLELKRQRDILERLSLMDGLTGLPNRRAFDECFDREWRRAWRKGWDLSLIMLDIDYFKAYNDTYGHIAGDDCLKRIGSALAATLGRGGDFIARYGGEEFICVLPNTDTAGATAMGEKLRTMVEELQIPHQTSSISPSVTISLGVAHVTPDKGVTPESLVEQADAMLYRAKRDGRNRVASLPG; from the coding sequence ATGACCTTTACGGATCAGCAGAAGATCCTCATCGTCGATGATGCCATCATCAATATCCAGGTGCTCAACGAGCTCCTCAAGGGCGAATACCGAGTCTTCTTCGCCACCAGGGGAAGCGAGGCCCTGGATATTGCGACTACGGCGCTGCCCGATCTCATCATGCTCGACATCATGATGCCGGACATGGATGGTTACGACATCTGCCGGAAGCTGAAGGCCGATCCGCTGCTGAAGGAGATACCGGTCATCTTCATCACCGCCATGTCCCAGGAGCAGGACGAGGTGCTGGGACTGGAACTCGGGGCGGTGGATTACATCACGAAGCCTTTCAACCTCTCCCTGGTCAGGCTGCGGGTGCGCAACCAGCTCGAACTGAAACGCCAGCGGGATATCCTGGAACGCCTCTCGCTCATGGACGGCCTGACCGGGCTGCCCAATCGGCGCGCCTTTGACGAATGTTTCGACCGCGAATGGCGGCGGGCGTGGCGCAAAGGGTGGGATCTTTCCCTGATCATGCTTGACATCGATTATTTCAAGGCATACAACGACACCTACGGCCATATTGCCGGCGATGACTGCCTGAAGCGGATCGGCTCTGCCCTTGCCGCTACTCTGGGGCGGGGGGGGGACTTCATCGCCCGTTACGGCGGCGAGGAATTCATCTGTGTCCTGCCCAATACCGACACTGCCGGCGCAACGGCCATGGGAGAGAAGCTGCGCACCATGGTCGAAGAGCTGCAGATACCGCACCAGACGTCGTCGATCTCTCCTTCGGTGACCATCAGCCTCGGAGTAGCGCACGTGACCCCCGACAAGGGGGTGACGCCGGAGTCGCTCGTCGAGCAGGCCGACGCCATGCTCTACCGTGCAAAGCGGGACGGCCGCAACCGGGTGGCGTCACTTCCGGGATAA